A window of Dysidea avara chromosome 1, odDysAvar1.4, whole genome shotgun sequence genomic DNA:
tatagatATATGTAGATTTTTgttttggtgtattgtaatttaatttaattttagttaatgtaagtctttccagggctcctgtactgatccatcagcacatggtacccttgtgtctaggcccctgtatgcttgtaatgtatattttgtcttaatcattaagatgtTTATTATCtcttgttttgattgtcatttgtatcagtggattcatggctcctataccacagtgagatataaccatcacttacagattactatatgtgtctctatgtgttatgctatctgtttccactaggtgactttatctagtactaccttcatcccaggggtacttaatgcatcataattaatgtactttttgcataaaatatagcaatttgctgagttttgctttattaaaatattgaaaggctctcagcggctgggggctgcgcccccagacccctgcttctagtaactcaatgctggtgctggaatcccccttcaaaaaatcctggctacacccctgttaaactgtagtccactttgacaatgactcaataaaacaaatatattctaaataatactaacctttacgttcgattgtggtaactagttttgtcatgccaccagattcgagtttagccagtgtgaatagtaagaattagacaagtatcgtttagtagttaggttttgtttacttaaaccgtctatttaactacttttttcgctcgagagaatcactatggcgattagtctggcgcttagtctatatggcgattgagtgatcacgctggcatgctgagcactacatgatgagagtcgaacagcgaatgcaggttagtgatataacccatagcgtacttgctttcaatatctcaggtggctgcagtattGCAGGGGGagcgtcatcgcaacgtccggcttggttacccacaatcgatgttagaaacctggcctttataagtgttacagctgtcttgtgttACAGCTTGTTAAATCCAGTTAAatctatattatatagttatacaacggccacgagtgctctgcctgatataaacgcacgagcctgagggccgttaggcccgaaggcaagtgcgtttatacaggcagagcacgagtgcacgttgtataactgttatgtaccactcacctaataggtggggaaaGTCTTACAAGACAgttgtaacacttataaaggccaggtttctaacatcgattgtgggtaaccaagccggacgttgcgatgacgtcccccctgcagtactgcagccacctgagacattgaaagctagtacgctatgggttgtatcactaacctgcattcgctgttcgactctcattatgtagtgctcaacatgccagcgtgatcactcaatcgccatatagactaagcgccagactaatcgccataatgattccctcgagcgaaaaaaagtagctaaatagacgttttaagtaaacaaaacccaactactaaacgatactagtctaattcttactattcacactggctaaactcgaatctgatggcatgacaaaactggttaccacaatcgaacgtaaaggttagtattatttagaatatatttgttttattgagtcattgtcgaagtggactacagtttaatctgggctaagatggcaccagactagtaaggtgtataagtacgtttatatatatgtagactagagttgtttTGTTTACTGCGTTCGgcaatccaatgcattagaggagcacgatcttcacaaggtcgttacatcaaaagtgctcctgtggccttggtgcaatcagagactcaggttttgatttaattgtttaactgttatttgtatgttctaatcttaaaaaaaaaaaaaaaaaaaaaagactagagttgtggccacccgtgttggctttttcgatcgccattggctgcttgtaaacattatacgtattggtgatgttatggcccacaatcgacctttacatgtcaggctacaaaagaattcgagtgatctgtgaagtagGGCTGGggggtttctcggtattatagtaataccgcggtattgcaatgaaacgatatctgtatcgcgtagatttcggtgaaacgataatgtcacgatatcgatattattacgatttttagtgtttgtgacagcttattaagcccttaaggttgttataatgcacctcaaataatcacgtgatactactgcaaacaaggacctagtactactagctagtcaattttttttacaaagatcgagatactctaatagaacagtcagctagaatcgagataccctaataaagcagtcagctactctaatatagcagtcatctttaataaccgcgataaatagtaatatcgtgatatatttctgcacgatatatcgtgaagcgaaactccaataccgcccagccctactgtgaagtgtccttccacctattaggtgaggtgtcgtagtggtcttcgccaccggcacttgtgctatgctgcacaaaaccgcagccagtgcaatatctgtatattgcactgcggtcggtgcattataacttataatgcactcgttgtggtctacaaaaccgcaaccagtgcgttataagttataatgcactcgctgcggtctgcagcagtgcaatatataaATTATGGCACTgtcggtgcctttgaactgcccacgcagagtggtacatatatatacactggATTTAACTGGATTTTTTAAATCTATATATTGTCTTGTTAAATTCAGTGTtactggcctttataagtgttacagctgtcttgactctccccacctattacgTGAGTGgcacataacagttatacaacgtgcactcgtgctctgcctgtataaacgcacttgccttcgggcttgacggccctcaggctcgtgcgtttatatcaggcagagcacaagGCTGGCCGTAGTATAACTATATAAGCTtattatatacactgtatgaaAAGTTAAAAGTGCAGTCATGTATAGTGATATAAAAGGTAACAACATAGCACagaaaaactttaataaaagaaaaaagcataataatattatgaaaacAGAAATAAAACATACCGAAAAATGTGATTAAAAAGGTTACCAAAGCAAAAAGTAGCATCAAGAAGTTGAACCCACATATCATTGGAAAGAATTCACATTACAGTAGACAGTAAAACCTGCTTGTAAAGGTATGCATACTTAAGTTGAATGGCTCAAGTGTCTGGCTGTGATATTCTGAAGATATCTTTtgactaggcatgaggctattatgctccaaaaattgagcattatgcttttgagcagtgctcagaaaatcacctattatgcttttgagaattgcccattattcccaaaattatgctaccataatgccagtttattgctgtaccAGACCATTtttattgatgtttaagcttccaatagtcttgctggttgctgtattagagtatttcgtttcaatgtgattgctttattatagtaaataatattcagtgactgttctattagagtttctgactgctctattagagtatctcgatcttttttaacggaattgtgcaatctgcagattttcctgctgttaaagctttataatctcttgaaaatgctagcataattcctgattcccacacatacctattatgcccgaaattatgccggcataatcgccgcatccctacttTTGACACATTTTCAGAGCGAAAGTAAAAGTATAATTTATCCAGTATAATAGACATGCATATCTAGTTATATACACGTGTACATAAAACCAGCAGTAGGCATGTTACACCAGCTGATGCAAAATGTAGCAGCATTTTCATTCCCTATATATATCTATCACTGTTTTACTGCATATTACATATAATATCACTGTAGTTGTGTACAGTTTCTATGCAAACTTTGGAATAAGAATTTCCACACAAGGCAATAAGCTGACTTTCACAATATGGCTTATAAAATAAAATGTATTATTTATACAACAAAATCTTATCCTAAAATGCTTATATACACGTACCAAAATGGTATGGATATCCCATAAATTATTTATAAAAAGCTATTAGTCTCTCTGTACCCCTTTGCCGTTACACTTTTCTCACAAGTCTCCACATCACTCATACAGTTATTAGCTAATGTTACAGTACTGTAGACCAAGACAAAACAGCATTGCAAATTTTCTTCTATAACACTATTGTCAAGCTTCTAATGTTACAAATTTATGTAGTGCTACAAAATTACATGTACCATAAACCCTAAAAATAGTAACACTAGCCTATTTAAATATCACTAGTGCTCTTACTGTGAAGtcatttgctgcacatagttaGGGGCAACCTCCTGTAGTTTCATGAGCCAATTAGTCACTACTGCATCACACTCTTCAACTATCTTTTGTGATTTGATGTAGTCATACATTTGTTCTATATCAGGTGATCCAGCCAGTATTGAGTTATTAATTCTTTGTAGAAGATTTATTTGTAACTTAATACGAGGCAGCATATTCAAAGTGAGGAGATTGTAGTTACTTGTCATTACTTGTAACAATTCACATATTCCTGAAAAAAAGGGCAGTGGCCCTAAATCACACTGTGTAATAAACTTCTTTACTGCGGTGATTGCCTTTTGTGCTACATCTGCAATAGGATAAGATGAAGCATACTGTTCAAGCACTTGAATTAATTTAGGATAATTTTGTTGAGCAAGACAATGTTCATAACTTTGACCTAATTTTCTACTCATTTTGTGGGTGCATTTTAGTATTCTATGACAGTCACTGGTCAGTACTTTGATCTGTTCACAAAATGAAGGCAGCATTGTTTGAATGTTTGGTAAAGCGTTTACAGCCATTGGTACAAATTGTAGCATTGGAAGACATCCTTGAAGGTGTTGCAATGTTTCTATAACAAAATGTGGGTCATATATTGTAAATGCGTTGATCTGTTTAAGATGGAATGGTAGTGCACCATTTTCTATCATACTTATTCTATACCTTAAATAATCCATGACTGACAGTGAAGATACATCACGTACTCCATAAGGTCTCAAAATTGAAAATGACAGTCCATCTAGGATTGATTCATAAGTGCCTAACCCACCTACCGGAGACAAAAGTTTCACCTCATTGCTTTCCATATTTTCTATTATGTATTGACTAATGACAGTATGAACCTCTATACACTGGCATGCATTGTTAAGTGGAGGTAATCTAATCACTGCAAATTGCACTAATCCATAGttccataatgcatcagctgtTTCAACTGCTTCATCTTGTCTAACCTTCCACAAATCACGTAAAACTTCAGTTTGCAAGGATGTACCAATTCCAGTAAGCAGTATCAACGATTTTAATTTGTTTGACAATCTCTTTGTCATTGAGTCTAAGGTAATTTCAATGCAAACTTTTGCTGCATACTTACGACTTTTCTCAATGTTATTTTTGTCGAAAGCTGTTAAACCTTTATGAAGCAATTTAGCCTGCACACTGTGAATGGCTTCATGGGAAGACAAACTTCGATGTCTGAGATTATGGGATAATTGTCCTCTTATCAGAGAAAGAAGCAAAGGCCACAGGTGGACGTCTTGAGCTAGCTCATCAAGTAAGCTCACATCTTCTTGTGACAGTTGACTGATGTCAATCACTTCATGCGTCAGTAAAGAAATGGCCTCACTTTGCTCCATTGGACCTATGCTAACTACCTGTTTGGAAGGTATGTATTGTTCGATGTCATTCATCCTGGTAGTGaggactattttacagttactaAATGCCTTTACTATTGGCTCAGCATCTTCAGCATGCCACACATCATCAATGATGACTAGAAGATTCTGGCAATAATGACTTGCAAGTTGATTGATTTCTTGTTCAGCATGATTAATGTCACCTGGTTTTAGATATTCACCAGTTAGTAAATGATATAGTTGGCTCAGCTTTACGCTGGGATCAGTAGCCTGTGGTCCAAGTTCTATAAATGCAAAACCATCTGTAAATTGATCTTTTATTACAGGATGATGGCACAAAGCTCTGACAGTTGAAGTCTTGCCAAATCCTGGTAGACCAGTGACCGTTAAACTTGTTCCATAAGTGTTAGGGTCAATAGTAGATTGACTTAATTTAGTAATCATTTCTTCCATTATGTTTTTACGACCCACATAATTGGGTGGCAGTGGTGGAGGTGGTGGTAATTTTATCCCTGTAATGACAAAGCATTATGTTTATGGTAATAGTAAAAATAGCGTTTATGTCAAGTTATACAGCTATATAGGTACCTAGTTGCAGTACTAATGTattagtagagtggctaagtaataaaaattgttcactttgtgataaaagcaccaatctTTTCTGTGAAAATTGATTGaagtatactaaatcatttgagatacggtGCCACGTCAAACTCATTGCCTTAGGacatgttttgaaacttttaaactgGGTTATGAGCCTCTTTCTAGCTGGACAGGAAAACATACAAGCGCATTTAAAATCTTAGTTTTTGCTTAAATCACATGGAAGCTTTTCATATTTACAGCTGCAATCAAAAACTTCAAATTGTgataaaataaactgtttttaaaacacttctaatggagccaatatttcagtgttaaaagtacaggcacaatccaATAAAAATACATTacacatctatggcttcatgtACCATGACCCTACATGTTTCTTAACACTGCAAGCTAATGAACTGGATGGACACCttccttgatcagcttttggatatgaccatcccttgttTGTCTATGCAGATGCAAAATTTTAGTATATTTCCTATGAAGTACTTTTATGGTAGACCCATAAAAGTGGTAGACCATAAAGAAGAGTTTTGAAAAATAACCATCTTGAGATATGTACAATAGTATTTGGAGGTACACTACAGTGTACTTTTAGTTAACAGACTGCTAAAATCATATTATACTAATACAGTTACGCAGTTTTGCTTGCACAAATTTGTGGTACAAGTTGGTGTTTTACAACTTAAGAAAACTATAATTCTTGCATTGCCAACAGTTAAAGAAAGCAGATTGATTGCAGGTGGGCTATAGTTCATCATATGTAGGGGCCAGAACATATGTACGTAATTATGTAGGTGACATCAAATGAAATGGTACTTTATCTGCCAGTAACAACCATGGGGTATTTGTCTTGTACTGTCAAATGCATCTGATTAGGGTtgggaaatatttcaataaatttcCAATATCGCCTAAGCAAGTGCTCGCAATACCATTATCACATGTATTTTTCCTTTGCAATATTATCACATAGGCAATATTTACTGCATTTTGCAATAGTTATCGCATTTATCATCTATTTTATATCTCTTCTAAGCCTCATATTTGATACAGTTTGCACACACTATGTCAATTGGTTAAATTGTTAGCAAAGAAGTTATGTTTGTAAACTAATTCTCAGTGAAAACAAGCAGTCATATGGGTTTTTCAAACTATGTGGCTGTGTTTCTATTTTCACATGtaatattgcaataatcgcTTTAAATGGCTCATGCAATAATCGCATATCACAAATTTAATATTGTCCAACCCTACATCTGATTGCATTATTTCCTTTGATACAATATTGAAATTTGTAACAAAAACTTTAGGAATTGTACAAGCTAGGAAGGAATATTACCATAAAAGTGCTTTAAAACAAGATCATCACCCAAAGTGCCAAATTTAtcagtctaggcaagtgcctgaAAAACCATGCTGACCAAAATAGACTAAATTTGATAACCAATGCATATAAATGTATGCAAGCACCAGGCATCATTCTCTTAATTAAAACTGATATGCAACTAGCTATTATAAAACTTTTAAAAGaaagtagggattgatataattaatatacatgctacaaaaagtaaggaaacaaccTCAAAAATACTACCAGTGAACGAGACatgatccaagcaataaaaagtaaggaaacaagattagacgactacttgctaaaatgagacacatttaatgcctacttttggctagcatcttgaaatgagaccaccaaattagccaaaagtagggattgaAGTGTGTTTCATTTTAGTAAGTAGTCATctaagcttgtttccttactttttattgtcTGGATTgcttctcatttcagctgtaacatttttgaggttgtttccttactttttgt
This region includes:
- the LOC136262246 gene encoding uncharacterized protein gives rise to the protein MDDDEDITIMMDHHPHTATSKPDCLCGSQVIDVIMKKPEFSFLIRYYNLLYQSLIPNCKLTVQLLKQHLEIPSDVESFIVNGESSRIRCQRIINLLLVQLDTTKDYKHFCYLFSIISVVTDLTDKLRTATTRTDAVTSSGIATSDGHHLHPNSTPLSTDMTSTINESMSPPPPAGSGTGSTSNGLDLVRSKYDDIIQSLPSDYEKTLQVVQDYLTDDQICDVLTSPNYTIANKAMVNCLMEKVKCMDDIVEFCDLLEKITMVHLDPDSLVKIISDLRINVSSDSQKSICDEKRPPQKVTINEDFAPLSSRYHAILQLMPDNYEQSIGKLQQYISDDQICMILSSGNSATANKIILDCLIERMSCREELLDLCDQLEIVSTSHQLTMVIKEMRSDVQQSIQLPVSTKSTTNIQSFSNDQHHSTPSSINSPFYQALVSRTQLEPNSKVLAILKKNYTRLCKCLPQDCKKTVQTLKQMYGGSAYILDSALTFGSTEVINEAIMCPIFAGIRTENDVFTFCEVMKKIVDSPSSQQFIDDLQHEFVEAINFPHERATLSGDNTSSSRSPNSGRVSSVPHNPSLRAGLTPVDISSNPQQANTGFALSKRELENQLKYKQGRLQKGIKLPPPPPLPPNYVGRKNIMEEMITKLSQSTIDPNTYGTSLTVTGLPGFGKTSTVRALCHHPVIKDQFTDGFAFIELGPQATDPSVKLSQLYHLLTGEYLKPGDINHAEQEINQLASHYCQNLLVIIDDVWHAEDAEPIVKAFSNCKIVLTTRMNDIEQYIPSKQVVSIGPMEQSEAISLLTHEVIDISQLSQEDVSLLDELAQDVHLWPLLLSLIRGQLSHNLRHRSLSSHEAIHSVQAKLLHKGLTAFDKNNIEKSRKYAAKVCIEITLDSMTKRLSNKLKSLILLTGIGTSLQTEVLRDLWKVRQDEAVETADALWNYGLVQFAVIRLPPLNNACQCIEVHTVISQYIIENMESNEVKLLSPVGGLGTYESILDGLSFSILRPYGVRDVSSLSVMDYLRYRISMIENGALPFHLKQINAFTIYDPHFVIETLQHLQGCLPMLQFVPMAVNALPNIQTMLPSFCEQIKVLTSDCHRILKCTHKMSRKLGQSYEHCLAQQNYPKLIQVLEQYASSYPIADVAQKAITAVKKFITQCDLGPLPFFSGICELLQVMTSNYNLLTLNMLPRIKLQINLLQRINNSILAGSPDIEQMYDYIKSQKIVEECDAVVTNWLMKLQEVAPNYVQQMTSQ